A genomic segment from Montipora foliosa isolate CH-2021 chromosome 9, ASM3666993v2, whole genome shotgun sequence encodes:
- the LOC137970808 gene encoding Krueppel-like factor 5, with protein sequence MLMVCTSFDNLFRLQDGVMYQNSYQGKGNLITAGIYSLLIPTREEEIQQIIREMDSCLSSSSPTTSPVETSSHLPQPKLQKMTIGKKNCCFPETGITIGTCTVAQSASIPSLNLRHQLPQVTVLATTPSSVHTTSNDDAAYGCNFSTRAQTAQPAVSDNKELELHHDFLCDFPGCRNRYTKSSHLGTHKRIYTGKKPFLCPWENCGWCFRRSDELKRHYRRHTGEKPYVCPLCGKYFSRSDHRSSHIKKIHPISLTTLQKRLTAVSIFFCIN encoded by the exons ATGCTTATGGTTTGTACAAGTTTCGATAACTTGTTTAGATTACAAGACGGTGTCATGTACCAAAACTCGTATCAGGGCAAAGGAAATCTGATAACGGCCGGCATCTATTCGCTGCTAATACCCACCAGGGAGGAAGAAATTCAACAG ATCATTCGTGAGATGGATAGCTGTCTGAGTTCATCTTCTCCTACAACGTCACCCGTGGAAACCTCGTCGCATCTTCCCCAACCCAAGCTTCAAAAAATGACTATAGGAAAGAAAAACTGCTGCTTTCCAGAGACAGGAATTACGATTGGAACGTGTACTGTTGCACAGTCGGCGTCTATTCCGTCTCTAAATCTAAGACACCAGTTGCCACAGGTAACTGTGCTTGCAACAACGCCGTCTTCTGTCCACACGACATCGAACGATGATGCAGCATACGGATGTAATTTCAGTACACGTGCACAAACAGCCCAACCCGCCGTTTCCGATAACAAAGAACTGGAACTGCATCATGACTTTCTCTGTGATTTCCCTGGCTGTAGAAACCGTTACACCAAGAGCTCTCATCTCGGAACTCACAAGCGGATTTATACGGGTAAAAAACCTTTCTTGTGTCCTTGGGAAAACTGTGGGTGGTGTTTCCGACGTTCAGATGAACTCAAGCGCCACTACCGAagacatactggagaaaagccgtACGTATGTCCTCTTTGTGGAAAATATTTTAGTCGTTCAGATCATCGATCTTCgcatataaaaaaaatacatccaATTTCTCTTACCACACTTCAAAAACGCCTGACGGCGGTGTCGATATTTTTTTGCATCAACTGA